A genomic window from Nomascus leucogenys isolate Asia chromosome 10, Asia_NLE_v1, whole genome shotgun sequence includes:
- the MDM1 gene encoding nuclear protein MDM1 isoform X7, whose protein sequence is MPVRFKGLSEYQRNFLWKKSYLSESCNSSVGRKYPWAGLRSDQLGITKEPSFISKRRVPYHDPQISKSLEWNGAISESNVVGSPEPEALETPKSQEAEQKDVTQERVHSLEASRVPKRTRSHSADSRAEGASDVENNEGVTNHTPVNENVELEHSTKVLSENVDNGLDRLLRKKAGLTVVPSYNALRNSEYQRQFVWKTSKETAPAFAANQVFHNKSQFVPPFKGNTIIHETEYKRNFKGLSPVKEPKLRNDLRENRNLETVSPEKKSNKIDNPLKLEAEMELKDLHQPKKKLTPWKHQRLGKVNSEYKAKFLSPAQYLYKAGAWTRVKGNMPNQVKELREKAEFYRKRVQGTHFSRDHLNQILSDSNCCWDVSSTTSSEGTVSSNIRALDLAGDPINHKTLQKCPSTEPEEKGNIVEEQPQKNNMEKLGVSAPTIPVRRRLAWDTENTSEDVQKQPREKEEEDDEEERDRKTGKQAFMGEQEKLDVHEKSKADKMKEGSDSSVSSEKGGRLPTPKLTELGGIQRTHHDLTTPAVGGAVLVSPSKMKPPAPELRKRMTSQDCLETSKNDFTKKENRAVSLLTSPAAGIKTVDPLPLREDSEDNIPKFAEATLPVSKIPEYPTNPPGKSTSPPHVPSYWHPSRRIQGSLRDPEFQHNVGKARMNNLQLPQHEAFNDEDEDRLSEISARSAASSLRAFQTLARAKKRKENFWGKT, encoded by the exons GGATCACGAAAGAGccaagttttatttcaaaaagaagaGTCCCTTACCATGACCCACAGATTTCAAAATctctggagtggaatggagctaTCTCAGAGAGCAATGTGGTTGGGTCACCAGAACCAGAAGCCCTGGAAACACCAAAATCACAAGAAGCAGAACAAAAGGATGTTACTCAAGAAAGAGTTCACTCACTAGAAGCTTCCAGGGTTCCCAAAAGAACCAGATCTCACTCTGCAGACTCCAGAGCTGAAGGGGCTTCAGATGTGGAAAATAATGAGGGTGTAACAAACCATACACCAGTTAATGAAAATGTGGAACTGGAACATTCTACCAAGGTTCTTTCAGAAAATGTAGATAATGGG ttgGATAGACTTCTGCGTAAGAAAGCTGGATTGACTGTTGTTCCTTCATATAATGCCTTGAGAAATTCTGAATATCAAAGGCAGTTTGTTTGGAAGACTTCTAAAGAAACTGCTCCAGCTTTTGCAGCCAATCAG gttTTCCACAATAAAAGCCAGTTTGTTCCACCATTCAAAGGTAACACAATCATCCATGAAACTGaatacaaaagaaatttcaaGGGTTTATCTCCAGTGAAAGAACCAAAATTAAGAAATGAtttgagagaaaacagaaatcttgAAACAGTGTCTCCTGAAAAGAAG agTAATAAAATAGACAATCCTTTAAAATTGGAAGCAGAGATGGAATTAAAAGACTTACACCAGCCTAAAAAGAAGCTTACTCCTTGGAAACATCAAAGGCTTGG GAAGGTGAATTCCGAATATAAAGCAAAATTTCTGAGCCCAGCTCAGTATCTGTATAAAGCTGGGGCTTGGACACGTGTGAAGGGAAACATGCCAAATCAG GTTAAAGAACTCCGAGAAAAGGCTGAGTTTTATAGGAAGCGAGTTCAGGGGACGCATTTTTCTCGGGACCATCTGAATCAGATTCTATCTGATAGCAACTGCTGTTGGGATGTCTCATCAACCACAAGCTCAGAAGGAACCGTTAGTAGCAACATCAGAGCATTAGATCTTGCTGG AGATCCTATAAACCATAAGACTTTGCAGAAATGTCCTTCTACAGaaccagaagaaaaaggaaatatcgtgGAAGAACAGCCCCAGAAAAATAACATGGAGAAATTGGGTGTGTCAGCTCCTACCATACCTGTTAGAAGGCGTCTGGCTTGGGATACAGAGAACACAAGTGAAGACGTACAGAAACAGcccagggagaaagaggaggaggacgATGAAGAGGAAAGGGACAGGAAAACGGGCAAGCAGGCTTTTATGGGAGAGCAAGAGAAGTTGGATGTACATGAGAAATCTAAGGCAGATAAGATGAAAGAAGG GTCAGATTCTTCTGTATCCTCAGAAAAAGGAGGCCGGCTTCCTACTCCCAAGCTGACAGAACTTGGTGGAATCCAGAGGACTCATCATGATCTCACTACTCCAGCTGTTG GTGGTGCTGTTTTAGTGTCTCCATCTAAGATGAAGCCTCCAGCCCCAGAACTGAGGAAAAGAATGACCTCTCAGGATTGTTTAGAAACTTCAAAGAATGATTTTACTAag aaagaaaatcgTGCTGTATCCCTACTGACTTCTCCAGCTGCTGGTATAAAAACAGTTGATCCTCTGCCTTTGCGGGAAGATTCTGAAGACAATATCCCCAAATTTGCTGAGGCAACTCTTCCAGTTTCAAAAATTCCAGAATACCCAACAAATCCCCCTGGAAAGTCGACTTCTCCACCACATGTTCCATCCTACTGGCATCCCTCTCGTCGAATTCAGGGCTCTCTTAGAGATCCAGAGTTTCAGCACAATG tgggaaaAGCAAGGATGAACAATTTGCAGTTACCTCAGCATGAAGCCTTTAATGATGAAG ATGAGGACAGATTGTCTGAGATTTCTGCTCGCTCTGCAGCTTCTAGTCTCCGGGCTTTTCAAACTCTGGCAAGAgctaagaaaaggaaggagaatttCTGGGGTAAAACGTAA
- the MDM1 gene encoding nuclear protein MDM1 isoform X3: MPVRFKGLSEYQRNFLWKKSYLSESCNSSVGRKYPWAGLRSDQLGITKEPSFISKRRVPYHDPQISKSLEWNGAISESNVVGSPEPEALETPKSQEAEQKDVTQERVHSLEASRVPKRTRSHSADSRAEGASDVENNEGVTNHTPVNENVELEHSTKVLSENVDNGVFHNKSQFVPPFKGNTIIHETEYKRNFKGLSPVKEPKLRNDLRENRNLETVSPEKKSNKIDNPLKLEAEMELKDLHQPKKKLTPWKHQRLGKVNSEYKAKFLSPAQYLYKAGAWTRVKGNMPNQGSLNAMWYAEVKELREKAEFYRKRVQGTHFSRDHLNQILSDSNCCWDVSSTTSSEGTVSSNIRALDLAGDPINHKTLQKCPSTEPEEKGNIVEEQPQKNNMEKLGVSAPTIPVRRRLAWDTENTSEDVQKQPREKEEEDDEEERDRKTGKQAFMGEQEKLDVHEKSKADKMKEGSDSSVSSEKGGRLPTPKLTELGGIQRTHHDLTTPAVGGAVLVSPSKMKPPAPELRKRMTSQDCLETSKNDFTKKENRAVSLLTSPAAGIKTVDPLPLREDSEDNIPKFAEATLPVSKIPEYPTNPPGKSTSPPHVPSYWHPSRRIQGSLRDPEFQHNDEDRLSEISARSAASSLRAFQTLARAKKRKENFWGKT; encoded by the exons GGATCACGAAAGAGccaagttttatttcaaaaagaagaGTCCCTTACCATGACCCACAGATTTCAAAATctctggagtggaatggagctaTCTCAGAGAGCAATGTGGTTGGGTCACCAGAACCAGAAGCCCTGGAAACACCAAAATCACAAGAAGCAGAACAAAAGGATGTTACTCAAGAAAGAGTTCACTCACTAGAAGCTTCCAGGGTTCCCAAAAGAACCAGATCTCACTCTGCAGACTCCAGAGCTGAAGGGGCTTCAGATGTGGAAAATAATGAGGGTGTAACAAACCATACACCAGTTAATGAAAATGTGGAACTGGAACATTCTACCAAGGTTCTTTCAGAAAATGTAGATAATGGG gttTTCCACAATAAAAGCCAGTTTGTTCCACCATTCAAAGGTAACACAATCATCCATGAAACTGaatacaaaagaaatttcaaGGGTTTATCTCCAGTGAAAGAACCAAAATTAAGAAATGAtttgagagaaaacagaaatcttgAAACAGTGTCTCCTGAAAAGAAG agTAATAAAATAGACAATCCTTTAAAATTGGAAGCAGAGATGGAATTAAAAGACTTACACCAGCCTAAAAAGAAGCTTACTCCTTGGAAACATCAAAGGCTTGG GAAGGTGAATTCCGAATATAAAGCAAAATTTCTGAGCCCAGCTCAGTATCTGTATAAAGCTGGGGCTTGGACACGTGTGAAGGGAAACATGCCAAATCAG GGTTCTCTAAATGCCATGTGGTATGCCGAG GTTAAAGAACTCCGAGAAAAGGCTGAGTTTTATAGGAAGCGAGTTCAGGGGACGCATTTTTCTCGGGACCATCTGAATCAGATTCTATCTGATAGCAACTGCTGTTGGGATGTCTCATCAACCACAAGCTCAGAAGGAACCGTTAGTAGCAACATCAGAGCATTAGATCTTGCTGG AGATCCTATAAACCATAAGACTTTGCAGAAATGTCCTTCTACAGaaccagaagaaaaaggaaatatcgtgGAAGAACAGCCCCAGAAAAATAACATGGAGAAATTGGGTGTGTCAGCTCCTACCATACCTGTTAGAAGGCGTCTGGCTTGGGATACAGAGAACACAAGTGAAGACGTACAGAAACAGcccagggagaaagaggaggaggacgATGAAGAGGAAAGGGACAGGAAAACGGGCAAGCAGGCTTTTATGGGAGAGCAAGAGAAGTTGGATGTACATGAGAAATCTAAGGCAGATAAGATGAAAGAAGG GTCAGATTCTTCTGTATCCTCAGAAAAAGGAGGCCGGCTTCCTACTCCCAAGCTGACAGAACTTGGTGGAATCCAGAGGACTCATCATGATCTCACTACTCCAGCTGTTG GTGGTGCTGTTTTAGTGTCTCCATCTAAGATGAAGCCTCCAGCCCCAGAACTGAGGAAAAGAATGACCTCTCAGGATTGTTTAGAAACTTCAAAGAATGATTTTACTAag aaagaaaatcgTGCTGTATCCCTACTGACTTCTCCAGCTGCTGGTATAAAAACAGTTGATCCTCTGCCTTTGCGGGAAGATTCTGAAGACAATATCCCCAAATTTGCTGAGGCAACTCTTCCAGTTTCAAAAATTCCAGAATACCCAACAAATCCCCCTGGAAAGTCGACTTCTCCACCACATGTTCCATCCTACTGGCATCCCTCTCGTCGAATTCAGGGCTCTCTTAGAGATCCAGAGTTTCAGCACAATG ATGAGGACAGATTGTCTGAGATTTCTGCTCGCTCTGCAGCTTCTAGTCTCCGGGCTTTTCAAACTCTGGCAAGAgctaagaaaaggaaggagaatttCTGGGGTAAAACGTAA
- the MDM1 gene encoding nuclear protein MDM1 isoform X2: MPVRFKGLSEYQRNFLWKKSYLSESCNSSVGRKYPWAGLRSDQLGITKEPSFISKRRVPYHDPQISKSLEWNGAISESNVVGSPEPEALETPKSQEAEQKDVTQERVHSLEASRVPKRTRSHSADSRAEGASDVENNEGVTNHTPVNENVELEHSTKVLSENVDNGVFHNKSQFVPPFKGNTIIHETEYKRNFKGLSPVKEPKLRNDLRENRNLETVSPEKKSNKIDNPLKLEAEMELKDLHQPKKKLTPWKHQRLGKVNSEYKAKFLSPAQYLYKAGAWTRVKGNMPNQVKELREKAEFYRKRVQGTHFSRDHLNQILSDSNCCWDVSSTTSSEGTVSSNIRALDLAGDPINHKTLQKCPSTEPEEKGNIVEEQPQKNNMEKLGVSAPTIPVRRRLAWDTENTSEDVQKQPREKEEEDDEEERDRKTGKQAFMGEQEKLDVHEKSKADKMKEGSDSSVSSEKGGRLPTPKLTELGGIQRTHHDLTTPAVGGAVLVSPSKMKPPAPELRKRMTSQDCLETSKNDFTKKENRAVSLLTSPAAGIKTVDPLPLREDSEDNIPKFAEATLPVSKIPEYPTNPPGKSTSPPHVPSYWHPSRRIQGSLRDPEFQHNVGKARMNNLQLPQHEAFNDEDEDRLSEISARSAASSLRAFQTLARAKKRKENFWGKT; the protein is encoded by the exons GGATCACGAAAGAGccaagttttatttcaaaaagaagaGTCCCTTACCATGACCCACAGATTTCAAAATctctggagtggaatggagctaTCTCAGAGAGCAATGTGGTTGGGTCACCAGAACCAGAAGCCCTGGAAACACCAAAATCACAAGAAGCAGAACAAAAGGATGTTACTCAAGAAAGAGTTCACTCACTAGAAGCTTCCAGGGTTCCCAAAAGAACCAGATCTCACTCTGCAGACTCCAGAGCTGAAGGGGCTTCAGATGTGGAAAATAATGAGGGTGTAACAAACCATACACCAGTTAATGAAAATGTGGAACTGGAACATTCTACCAAGGTTCTTTCAGAAAATGTAGATAATGGG gttTTCCACAATAAAAGCCAGTTTGTTCCACCATTCAAAGGTAACACAATCATCCATGAAACTGaatacaaaagaaatttcaaGGGTTTATCTCCAGTGAAAGAACCAAAATTAAGAAATGAtttgagagaaaacagaaatcttgAAACAGTGTCTCCTGAAAAGAAG agTAATAAAATAGACAATCCTTTAAAATTGGAAGCAGAGATGGAATTAAAAGACTTACACCAGCCTAAAAAGAAGCTTACTCCTTGGAAACATCAAAGGCTTGG GAAGGTGAATTCCGAATATAAAGCAAAATTTCTGAGCCCAGCTCAGTATCTGTATAAAGCTGGGGCTTGGACACGTGTGAAGGGAAACATGCCAAATCAG GTTAAAGAACTCCGAGAAAAGGCTGAGTTTTATAGGAAGCGAGTTCAGGGGACGCATTTTTCTCGGGACCATCTGAATCAGATTCTATCTGATAGCAACTGCTGTTGGGATGTCTCATCAACCACAAGCTCAGAAGGAACCGTTAGTAGCAACATCAGAGCATTAGATCTTGCTGG AGATCCTATAAACCATAAGACTTTGCAGAAATGTCCTTCTACAGaaccagaagaaaaaggaaatatcgtgGAAGAACAGCCCCAGAAAAATAACATGGAGAAATTGGGTGTGTCAGCTCCTACCATACCTGTTAGAAGGCGTCTGGCTTGGGATACAGAGAACACAAGTGAAGACGTACAGAAACAGcccagggagaaagaggaggaggacgATGAAGAGGAAAGGGACAGGAAAACGGGCAAGCAGGCTTTTATGGGAGAGCAAGAGAAGTTGGATGTACATGAGAAATCTAAGGCAGATAAGATGAAAGAAGG GTCAGATTCTTCTGTATCCTCAGAAAAAGGAGGCCGGCTTCCTACTCCCAAGCTGACAGAACTTGGTGGAATCCAGAGGACTCATCATGATCTCACTACTCCAGCTGTTG GTGGTGCTGTTTTAGTGTCTCCATCTAAGATGAAGCCTCCAGCCCCAGAACTGAGGAAAAGAATGACCTCTCAGGATTGTTTAGAAACTTCAAAGAATGATTTTACTAag aaagaaaatcgTGCTGTATCCCTACTGACTTCTCCAGCTGCTGGTATAAAAACAGTTGATCCTCTGCCTTTGCGGGAAGATTCTGAAGACAATATCCCCAAATTTGCTGAGGCAACTCTTCCAGTTTCAAAAATTCCAGAATACCCAACAAATCCCCCTGGAAAGTCGACTTCTCCACCACATGTTCCATCCTACTGGCATCCCTCTCGTCGAATTCAGGGCTCTCTTAGAGATCCAGAGTTTCAGCACAATG tgggaaaAGCAAGGATGAACAATTTGCAGTTACCTCAGCATGAAGCCTTTAATGATGAAG ATGAGGACAGATTGTCTGAGATTTCTGCTCGCTCTGCAGCTTCTAGTCTCCGGGCTTTTCAAACTCTGGCAAGAgctaagaaaaggaaggagaatttCTGGGGTAAAACGTAA
- the MDM1 gene encoding nuclear protein MDM1 isoform X1 yields MPVRFKGLSEYQRNFLWKKSYLSESCNSSVGRKYPWAGLRSDQLGITKEPSFISKRRVPYHDPQISKSLEWNGAISESNVVGSPEPEALETPKSQEAEQKDVTQERVHSLEASRVPKRTRSHSADSRAEGASDVENNEGVTNHTPVNENVELEHSTKVLSENVDNGVFHNKSQFVPPFKGNTIIHETEYKRNFKGLSPVKEPKLRNDLRENRNLETVSPEKKSNKIDNPLKLEAEMELKDLHQPKKKLTPWKHQRLGKVNSEYKAKFLSPAQYLYKAGAWTRVKGNMPNQGSLNAMWYAEVKELREKAEFYRKRVQGTHFSRDHLNQILSDSNCCWDVSSTTSSEGTVSSNIRALDLAGDPINHKTLQKCPSTEPEEKGNIVEEQPQKNNMEKLGVSAPTIPVRRRLAWDTENTSEDVQKQPREKEEEDDEEERDRKTGKQAFMGEQEKLDVHEKSKADKMKEGSDSSVSSEKGGRLPTPKLTELGGIQRTHHDLTTPAVGGAVLVSPSKMKPPAPELRKRMTSQDCLETSKNDFTKKENRAVSLLTSPAAGIKTVDPLPLREDSEDNIPKFAEATLPVSKIPEYPTNPPGKSTSPPHVPSYWHPSRRIQGSLRDPEFQHNVGKARMNNLQLPQHEAFNDEDEDRLSEISARSAASSLRAFQTLARAKKRKENFWGKT; encoded by the exons GGATCACGAAAGAGccaagttttatttcaaaaagaagaGTCCCTTACCATGACCCACAGATTTCAAAATctctggagtggaatggagctaTCTCAGAGAGCAATGTGGTTGGGTCACCAGAACCAGAAGCCCTGGAAACACCAAAATCACAAGAAGCAGAACAAAAGGATGTTACTCAAGAAAGAGTTCACTCACTAGAAGCTTCCAGGGTTCCCAAAAGAACCAGATCTCACTCTGCAGACTCCAGAGCTGAAGGGGCTTCAGATGTGGAAAATAATGAGGGTGTAACAAACCATACACCAGTTAATGAAAATGTGGAACTGGAACATTCTACCAAGGTTCTTTCAGAAAATGTAGATAATGGG gttTTCCACAATAAAAGCCAGTTTGTTCCACCATTCAAAGGTAACACAATCATCCATGAAACTGaatacaaaagaaatttcaaGGGTTTATCTCCAGTGAAAGAACCAAAATTAAGAAATGAtttgagagaaaacagaaatcttgAAACAGTGTCTCCTGAAAAGAAG agTAATAAAATAGACAATCCTTTAAAATTGGAAGCAGAGATGGAATTAAAAGACTTACACCAGCCTAAAAAGAAGCTTACTCCTTGGAAACATCAAAGGCTTGG GAAGGTGAATTCCGAATATAAAGCAAAATTTCTGAGCCCAGCTCAGTATCTGTATAAAGCTGGGGCTTGGACACGTGTGAAGGGAAACATGCCAAATCAG GGTTCTCTAAATGCCATGTGGTATGCCGAG GTTAAAGAACTCCGAGAAAAGGCTGAGTTTTATAGGAAGCGAGTTCAGGGGACGCATTTTTCTCGGGACCATCTGAATCAGATTCTATCTGATAGCAACTGCTGTTGGGATGTCTCATCAACCACAAGCTCAGAAGGAACCGTTAGTAGCAACATCAGAGCATTAGATCTTGCTGG AGATCCTATAAACCATAAGACTTTGCAGAAATGTCCTTCTACAGaaccagaagaaaaaggaaatatcgtgGAAGAACAGCCCCAGAAAAATAACATGGAGAAATTGGGTGTGTCAGCTCCTACCATACCTGTTAGAAGGCGTCTGGCTTGGGATACAGAGAACACAAGTGAAGACGTACAGAAACAGcccagggagaaagaggaggaggacgATGAAGAGGAAAGGGACAGGAAAACGGGCAAGCAGGCTTTTATGGGAGAGCAAGAGAAGTTGGATGTACATGAGAAATCTAAGGCAGATAAGATGAAAGAAGG GTCAGATTCTTCTGTATCCTCAGAAAAAGGAGGCCGGCTTCCTACTCCCAAGCTGACAGAACTTGGTGGAATCCAGAGGACTCATCATGATCTCACTACTCCAGCTGTTG GTGGTGCTGTTTTAGTGTCTCCATCTAAGATGAAGCCTCCAGCCCCAGAACTGAGGAAAAGAATGACCTCTCAGGATTGTTTAGAAACTTCAAAGAATGATTTTACTAag aaagaaaatcgTGCTGTATCCCTACTGACTTCTCCAGCTGCTGGTATAAAAACAGTTGATCCTCTGCCTTTGCGGGAAGATTCTGAAGACAATATCCCCAAATTTGCTGAGGCAACTCTTCCAGTTTCAAAAATTCCAGAATACCCAACAAATCCCCCTGGAAAGTCGACTTCTCCACCACATGTTCCATCCTACTGGCATCCCTCTCGTCGAATTCAGGGCTCTCTTAGAGATCCAGAGTTTCAGCACAATG tgggaaaAGCAAGGATGAACAATTTGCAGTTACCTCAGCATGAAGCCTTTAATGATGAAG ATGAGGACAGATTGTCTGAGATTTCTGCTCGCTCTGCAGCTTCTAGTCTCCGGGCTTTTCAAACTCTGGCAAGAgctaagaaaaggaaggagaatttCTGGGGTAAAACGTAA
- the MDM1 gene encoding nuclear protein MDM1 isoform X6, protein MPVRFKGLSEYQRNFLWKKSYLSESCNSSVGRKYPWAGLRSDQLGITKEPSFISKRRVPYHDPQISKSLEWNGAISESNVVGSPEPEALETPKSQEAEQKDVTQERVHSLEASRVPKRTRSHSADSRAEGASDVENNEGVTNHTPVNENVELEHSTKVLSENVDNGLDRLLRKKAGLTVVPSYNALRNSEYQRQFVWKTSKETAPAFAANQVFHNKSQFVPPFKGNTIIHETEYKRNFKGLSPVKEPKLRNDLRENRNLETVSPEKKSNKIDNPLKLEAEMELKDLHQPKKKLTPWKHQRLGKVNSEYKAKFLSPAQYLYKAGAWTRVKGNMPNQGSLNAMWYAEVKELREKAEFYRKRVQGTHFSRDHLNQILSDSNCCWDVSSTTSSEGTVSSNIRALDLAGDPINHKTLQKCPSTEPEEKGNIVEEQPQKNNMEKLGVSAPTIPVRRRLAWDTENTSEDVQKQPREKEEEDDEEERDRKTGKQAFMGEQEKLDVHEKSKADKMKEGSDSSVSSEKGGRLPTPKLTELGGIQRTHHDLTTPAVGGAVLVSPSKMKPPAPELRKRMTSQDCLETSKNDFTKKENRAVSLLTSPAAGIKTVDPLPLREDSEDNIPKFAEATLPVSKIPEYPTNPPGKSTSPPHVPSYWHPSRRIQGSLRDPEFQHNVGKARMNNLQLPQHEAFNDEDEDRLSEISARSAASSLRAFQTLARAKKRKENFWGKT, encoded by the exons GGATCACGAAAGAGccaagttttatttcaaaaagaagaGTCCCTTACCATGACCCACAGATTTCAAAATctctggagtggaatggagctaTCTCAGAGAGCAATGTGGTTGGGTCACCAGAACCAGAAGCCCTGGAAACACCAAAATCACAAGAAGCAGAACAAAAGGATGTTACTCAAGAAAGAGTTCACTCACTAGAAGCTTCCAGGGTTCCCAAAAGAACCAGATCTCACTCTGCAGACTCCAGAGCTGAAGGGGCTTCAGATGTGGAAAATAATGAGGGTGTAACAAACCATACACCAGTTAATGAAAATGTGGAACTGGAACATTCTACCAAGGTTCTTTCAGAAAATGTAGATAATGGG ttgGATAGACTTCTGCGTAAGAAAGCTGGATTGACTGTTGTTCCTTCATATAATGCCTTGAGAAATTCTGAATATCAAAGGCAGTTTGTTTGGAAGACTTCTAAAGAAACTGCTCCAGCTTTTGCAGCCAATCAG gttTTCCACAATAAAAGCCAGTTTGTTCCACCATTCAAAGGTAACACAATCATCCATGAAACTGaatacaaaagaaatttcaaGGGTTTATCTCCAGTGAAAGAACCAAAATTAAGAAATGAtttgagagaaaacagaaatcttgAAACAGTGTCTCCTGAAAAGAAG agTAATAAAATAGACAATCCTTTAAAATTGGAAGCAGAGATGGAATTAAAAGACTTACACCAGCCTAAAAAGAAGCTTACTCCTTGGAAACATCAAAGGCTTGG GAAGGTGAATTCCGAATATAAAGCAAAATTTCTGAGCCCAGCTCAGTATCTGTATAAAGCTGGGGCTTGGACACGTGTGAAGGGAAACATGCCAAATCAG GGTTCTCTAAATGCCATGTGGTATGCCGAG GTTAAAGAACTCCGAGAAAAGGCTGAGTTTTATAGGAAGCGAGTTCAGGGGACGCATTTTTCTCGGGACCATCTGAATCAGATTCTATCTGATAGCAACTGCTGTTGGGATGTCTCATCAACCACAAGCTCAGAAGGAACCGTTAGTAGCAACATCAGAGCATTAGATCTTGCTGG AGATCCTATAAACCATAAGACTTTGCAGAAATGTCCTTCTACAGaaccagaagaaaaaggaaatatcgtgGAAGAACAGCCCCAGAAAAATAACATGGAGAAATTGGGTGTGTCAGCTCCTACCATACCTGTTAGAAGGCGTCTGGCTTGGGATACAGAGAACACAAGTGAAGACGTACAGAAACAGcccagggagaaagaggaggaggacgATGAAGAGGAAAGGGACAGGAAAACGGGCAAGCAGGCTTTTATGGGAGAGCAAGAGAAGTTGGATGTACATGAGAAATCTAAGGCAGATAAGATGAAAGAAGG GTCAGATTCTTCTGTATCCTCAGAAAAAGGAGGCCGGCTTCCTACTCCCAAGCTGACAGAACTTGGTGGAATCCAGAGGACTCATCATGATCTCACTACTCCAGCTGTTG GTGGTGCTGTTTTAGTGTCTCCATCTAAGATGAAGCCTCCAGCCCCAGAACTGAGGAAAAGAATGACCTCTCAGGATTGTTTAGAAACTTCAAAGAATGATTTTACTAag aaagaaaatcgTGCTGTATCCCTACTGACTTCTCCAGCTGCTGGTATAAAAACAGTTGATCCTCTGCCTTTGCGGGAAGATTCTGAAGACAATATCCCCAAATTTGCTGAGGCAACTCTTCCAGTTTCAAAAATTCCAGAATACCCAACAAATCCCCCTGGAAAGTCGACTTCTCCACCACATGTTCCATCCTACTGGCATCCCTCTCGTCGAATTCAGGGCTCTCTTAGAGATCCAGAGTTTCAGCACAATG tgggaaaAGCAAGGATGAACAATTTGCAGTTACCTCAGCATGAAGCCTTTAATGATGAAG ATGAGGACAGATTGTCTGAGATTTCTGCTCGCTCTGCAGCTTCTAGTCTCCGGGCTTTTCAAACTCTGGCAAGAgctaagaaaaggaaggagaatttCTGGGGTAAAACGTAA